From the Panthera leo isolate Ple1 chromosome C1, P.leo_Ple1_pat1.1, whole genome shotgun sequence genome, one window contains:
- the DNTTIP2 gene encoding deoxynucleotidyltransferase terminal-interacting protein 2: protein MVVTRSGRPQATIQATLAEDSQQKNSAKRIQAHPKSRKESPPVDPTTAESQTTRKQSPVPRTPKSRKRKSGTTVSLPEINKLYTDGETSEAESDCSSVSELQDPILRVTRRRQILVACTPVSSVRKRLKITPINQSHAEEDDDSEAESHVSGISRIVPPTLITTRTRRSKAKSLSEPNQELYAEIISDAESSYSDISSFSEVTTMRTTRSMQKKLQSQTEEKYTNVVPETEKQIINLPTNSEDSDTRQTACLLARSLSQINKPNFYSNETYKDFDSFHRNSGGKKAVQKRQHSNLREEKQASVVPLKEVTKQNCKNLDEESKGMVEEEKERNEKNSQLESLSEPQDTDIQQLVSQRQSTPQNNKTTSESSHLNCEAIMKSLAQTFAVVEVDRWNEERKNTIKTSDLTEFGGGSDEEEECTVKGIHEDMNDERDIDFESETKLFKSELNTSLDKGDSVLLVLSSDESQQSENSENEEDTVCFVENNGQKESLNGDSENMSCDNPLFVIDTTPGLSTDKHFYLDEGDKASEVATEEEEGEEDEKSEEPSDLDRNKDDDFSDEDDLLNSTKSKLLKLTSSSIDPGMSIKQLGGLYINFNADKLQSNKRTLTQIKEKKKDTLLQKTIITPDFEKNYCVPPYSESKYQLQKKRRKERQKSAGDGWFGMKAPELTDELKNDLKALKMRASMDPKRFYKKNDRDGFPKYFQIGTIVDNPADFYHSRIPKKQRKRTIVEELLADSEFRRYNRRKYSEIMAEKAANAAGKKFRKKKKFRN from the exons ATGGTGGTAACCAGGTCCGGACGGCCTCAGGCCACGATCCAAGCCACGTTGGCTGAAGACTCCCAGCAGAAG AATTCTGCTAAAAGAATTCAGGCACAtccaaaaagcaggaaagaatctcCACCTGTTGACCCAACTACTGCTGAATCACAAACCACGAGGAAACAAAGTCCAGTCCCTAGAACTCCtaaaagcagaaagaggaagagtggaaCTACAGTCTCATTACCAGAGATAAACAAGCTGTATACTGATGGAGAGACCTCTGAGGCAGAGTCAGATTGTTCTTCTGTGTCTGAGCTCCAGGATCCCATCTTAAGAGTAACTAGGAGACGGCAGATCTTGGTTGCATGCACCCCGGTGTCTAGTGTTAGGAAAAGGCTGAAAATAACTCCAATAAATCAGTCTCATGCTGAAGAAGACGATGACTCTGAAGCTGAATCACATGTCTCAGGTATTTCTAGAATTGTGCCGCCCACATTAATAACTACAAGAACTAGAAGAAGTAAGGCTAAATCCCTAAGTGAGCCAAACCAAGAATTATATGCAGAAATTATTTCTGATGCTGAATCATCATACTcagacatttcttcattttctgaagtTACAACTATGAGAACAACAAGAAGTATGCAGAAGAAATTACAGTCACAAACTGAGGAGAAATATACTAACGTTGTACCAGAAACTGAAAAGCAGATTATAAATTTGCCAACGAATTCAGAGGATTCAGATACCAGACAAACAGCTTGTTTACTTGCAAGATCTCTTTCTCAGATAAATAAGCCAAATTTCTATAGTAATGAAACTTATAAAGACTTTGATTCCTTCCACAgaaattcagggggaaaaaaagcagtgcAAAAACGTCAACATTCTAATCTAAGAGAGGAAAAACAGGCCAGTGTTGTACCTCTCAAAGAAGTAACAAAACAGAATTGTAAGAATTTAGATGAAGAATCCAAAGGAATggtagaggaggagaaagaaagaaatgagaaaaattctcAGTTGGAGAGCCTTTCTGAACCTCAGGACACTGACATTCAGCAGTTAGTTTCTCAGAGGCAGTCAACCCCCCAAAATAACAAAACTACATCAGAGTCCTCACATCTGAACTGTGAGGCTATAATGAAATCGTTAGCTCAGACATTTGCAGTGGTAGAAGTGGACAGATggaatgaagagagaaagaacaccatAAAAACAAGTGACCTGACAGAAtttggtggtggtagtgatgaaGAAGAAGAGTGCACGGTCAAAGGTATCCATGAAGACATGAATGACGAAAGGGATATAGATTTTGAGAGCGAAACCAAACTGTTCAAGTCTGagctcaacacatctctggataAAGGTGATTCTGTTTTATTAGTGCTCAGCAGTGATGAGAGCCAGCAGTCTGAAAACAGTGAGAACGAAGAGGACACTGTGTGTTTTGTTGAAAATAATGGTCAAAAGGAGTCATTAAATGGAGACTCAGAAAATATGTCTTGTGACAACCCATTGTTTGTAATCGACACAACTCCCGGACTGAGTACTGATAAACATTTTTACCTGGATGAGGGAGACAAGGCAAGTGAGGTTGCcactgaggaagaagagggggaagaagatgaaaaaagtgAAGAACCATCAGACCTTGACAGAAATAAAGATGATGACTTTAGTGATGAAGACGACTTATTAAATAGCACAAAGTCTAAACT TCTGAAGTTGACAAGCAGCAGCATAGACCCTGGTATGAGTATCAAGCAGTTGGGTGGTTTGTATATTAATTTCAATGCAGACAAACTACAGTCAAACAAGAGAACCCTAACACAgatcaaggagaaaaagaaagacacg CTTTTGCAGAAAACCATCATTACTCctgattttgaaaaaaactaCTGTGTCCCACCGTATAGTGAATCAAAGTATCAACTTCAGAAAAAACGCAGA aaagaACGACAAAAATCAGCAGGTGATGGCTGGTTTGGTATGAAAGCTCCAGAATTGACAGATGAACTTAAAAATGATCTCAAAGCACTGAAGATGAGAGCTAGCATGGACCCAAAAAGGTTTTACAAGAAAAATGATAGGGATGGCTTCCCCAAGTACTTCCAG ATTGGAACCATTGTTGACAATCCAGCTGACTTCTACCATTCCCGAATTcccaaaaaacaaaggaagagaactATTGTGGAAGAACTGCTGGCTGATTCTGAGTTCAGAAG ataTAACCGAAGGAAGTACTCAGAGATCATGGCTGAAAAAGCAGCAAATGCAGCAGGAAAGAAGTTtcgaaagaagaagaaatttcgCAATTGA